The sequence below is a genomic window from Salvelinus sp. IW2-2015 unplaced genomic scaffold, ASM291031v2 Un_scaffold8664, whole genome shotgun sequence.
GTACACCTGGGGTTAATGTATGTACAGTGACTAGTGAACCGGTGTATTTAAGGTCTGTACGTTAACCTGGGGTTACTGTAACAATTTAACGGTAATCCTGTTACGTAGAAGCGAGTTAGTAACCTGAGGTTACTGTAGGTACAGGTGCACTGTAGTGTAACCTGGGGTTATTGTACTCATAGGTACTGTGTTAATGGTACTACTACAGGTGAACGTGAGTGTAACCTGGGGTTACTGTTCGATACAGTGTGAACTGAGCGTTTGAATCCTCGGCGTTACTCATGTAGCTACAGGTGTAACTGAGTGTAACCTGGGGTTACTGTTATACCAGGGTGAACTGTAGTTGTCTAACCTGGGGTTAATGTATGGTACAGTCGTGAACTGAGTGTAAACCTGGGGTACTGTACATTACAGGTGAACTGAGTGTACCTGGGTTAACTGTATGTACAGGGAACTGAGTGTAACTTGGGGTTGTAATGTCATACAGGTGAATGAGTGTAGACCTGGTTACTGTACACTTACAGGTCTGAACTGTAGTGTAACCCTGGGGTTACTGTAGTTAAGTTGGAACTTGAGTGTTACACCTGGGTTACTTGTAGCTATACCAGGTGAACTGAGACTGGGTTATACATTCGGGATGAAGGGTAACTGTTACTTGTAGGTACAGGTGAACCTGAGTGTAAGACCTGGGTTACTGTTAAGGTACAGGTCGAACTGAGTTTAACCTGGGTTAATGTACATACAGGTGAACTGCAGTGAACCTGGGTTATTACTGTACAGGTACAGGTTGAACTGAGTGTACCTGGGGTTACTGTAGGTACAGGTGAATCTGAGTTAACCACCATGGGGTAATTGTACGTAACAGGTTTGAACTCGGTGTTAACCTGGGGTCTACTATGTCATGTCACAGGTGAACTGAGTGTCACCTTACTGTAGTTTACAGGTAACTTGAGGTAACCTGGGTTAATGTACGTACAGGTGAACTGAGTGTAACCTGGGGTTACTGTATGTACAGGTGAACTGAGGCCTACTGTAGGTAGATATTAGAGAGAGGAACTCACTTGTCTTTGGARTCGCGCAGCAACTTCTGTACatccacctcctctttcttcagGCTGCCGAAGGACGACTGCAGTTTAGATGTGTCTTTCCCCTCCACTTTAAGGTTTACAGCAACCAAATTTGACTCAAAGTTTCCWGATTTGTTGTCACCAAATGTCCCTTGGTACTTTAGGAAATCAGTCTTGACCACAACTGTAGGAGAGGCAagcaaaaatgtttttcaaaattcttgtagctctgtcaaattggtttttgatcatagattttcaagtagacttaagttaaaactgtaactcagccactcggtaacattcactgtcttcttggtaagcaactccaatgtatatctggcgttgtgttttaggttagtgTCCTGCTAAATGGTGAatctgcctgtgcttagctccattccgtgtATTTTTWTCCTGAAaagctccccagtccttaacgattacaaacatacccattacattatgcagccaccactatgctggaaaatatggagagtggtattcagtaatgtgttggattggatttgccccaaacataacactttgtattcaggacaaaaagtgaattgctgtaaaaaaaaattgcagtattactttagtgccttgttgcaaacaagatggaTATTCTGTCcacgcttccttcttttcactctgtcaattaagctagtattgtggagtaactacaatattgttgatccatcctcagctatctcctgtcacagccattaaactctgtaactgttttaaagtcatcattggcctcatggtgaaatccctgagcagttttcttcctttctggcaactgagttaggaaggatgcctgtatctttgtagcaactgggtgtattgatacaccatccaaagtgtaatgaataacttcaccatgctcaaagggacattcaatgactgcttttttttaacccatctaccaataggtgcaaaacctccctggtctttgtggttgaatctgtttgaaatgcactactcaactgagggacctaacagataaacataattccactttgacattatggggtattgtgtttaggccattgtcaaaaaaaatctatatgtaatccattttaaattccggctgtaacacaacaaaatgttgaaaaagtcagggggtgtgaatactttctgaaatcaCTGTATGTATCATGATAGGATCCTCTTCATAATCTTTCCAGTAGCATGGATAacagaatcaacactcagatctTTCACAAGGAACACATTCACACAGTatcacactgagggagagaggagcctATACCTGCAAACAAACAGGTAGCGAGTACAGGTGTGCAGCTTATCATTTCaactgaggggcagctcttgtGTTTACCTGGGGTTAAGGGTGTGTCTCCAGTCAGCACATCACTGAGGGTAAAATCAGTGGGCAGGTATTTGGGTTTCTGCCAAATCCAAAAACGCTTGCGTTTCACAACCAGTGAGAGAGGGACCAGTTTGTCTGAGTCAATCAGACTGGACACAGGGATCAAGCTGCCATCATCATCACCTATCTCCTCCACAAAGTTTCTTGTGGCCGTGGAAAACATCTTCAAtgggagacagacacagaaatgGTCGAGGATRATGTCTCTGTTTRCAACTGATAACAAACACGACAAGAACACAAGATTAATAATACGATAATATTCACATTGAAAAAGTTCCCATTAATTTACTatctaaaaaaataaaacgttAAAGCCATGGCCTATGAGTAGCAGACTGGATACGCTCAGAAATCAGACATTACACAGAGTCAAAATACTGTGGTTGTTATTCGTAAACGTTCATAGACGTCTATCTATTCGTTCATAATTCACGACTCAATATGTTCAAAATTGAAACTACTGCTACCTACAAGAGCAATATATTTGACCGTTTATCCTGGCTATGTCCTAGCCGAACGCGAAAGCCGGTTCCAAGTTAGAGTTACCGGTTTAGACAGAGGTAGAATATTTCTGTTCGCAACAGCGGAATAAGTACCGTAATAACAAAGAGGTTCGCTCCACCCCTTTCTCCAGCCACGTGCACGGGGTTTGTTTTGGGGGAACTCCCTCGCGCACACGTTTGGTTCTATCTGTTTGTGTTTCCATCTCCACCTCCTGTCCAGGGCAYCACCAGCTGCACAGTGAAACCGATCACgttctcattgttctatctgtggtaaaACATTGCAAAATAATGTAGCCATGATGATAA
It includes:
- the LOC112079609 gene encoding LOW QUALITY PROTEIN: gasdermin-E-like (The sequence of the model RefSeq protein was modified relative to this genomic sequence to represent the inferred CDS: deleted 2 bases in 1 codon; substituted 1 base at 1 genomic stop codon); this encodes MFSTATRNFVEEIGDDDGSLIPVSSLIDSDKLVPLSLVVKRKRFWIWQKPKYLPTDFTLSDVLTGDTPLTPVVVKTDFLKYQGTFGDNKSGNFESNLVAVNLKVEGKDTSKLQSSFGSLKKEEVDVQKLLRDSKDKXDLMADMSHCLIQQTREEKQREVFAGGKERICSDPTAVFQSSEEVQTGGAD